In a single window of the Biomphalaria glabrata chromosome 13, xgBioGlab47.1, whole genome shotgun sequence genome:
- the LOC106067592 gene encoding 7SK snRNA methylphosphate capping enzyme-like: MDVVVAESSNTSEVITAIFADEEKKTDADSYNTGNNNGVVFDNHEEKLSDVNIFTKPYSPYHDMKEDSQIVVDNKQCSSSNSDAENKDKDDKEYESEPASLVNSEAQRKFKSKGFQGKQGKTIYPRPRSTSKEMRELSRKHAQLEKNLKIEGLPDPPKFRKRRLSLSSNMGRPHDKDVPFKRKRLASMDQRPKKDHMPKWELMGGDARDPLNLNGLAHSEEGRLLNLKTPESSPLPTPDFRKIVYVKVPPNIEDPLNLEGKHDQKVIDMLLNATIKKRHRSKKKKHDDTQQANISITNATDTELSETVCDAESDINAHDDTVSPKQTPQPVEELTPKKSKPDEIPTPTLSTKSSASSKGRSRSRSISMSPDRKFKRQISGGKGKATANEPTKFPKKPMFTLGNYNRYYGYRNRDQEPDPRLQYFNPTWFKDKDVLDIGCNVGHITLALAEQFYPHKILGMDIDGKLIQAARQNIRHMLSLRRKDSSKYPRVFEMTKGPLEAHPLMGSSDQFPNNILFLQGNYVPGSEEILKLQKEEYDTILALSITKWIHLNNGDAGLKLFFQKVFRQLRPGGRLILEPQPWSTYRKRAKLSPEMFATYQSIKLKPEAFKHYLLSIGFVKCEVIGVPITKAKGFRRPLILFTKPDNRQTPSVSTTEEIDYRDVCQECGSTNKAECDHPQFTGMRRGPYASHMYDHINYPTNASSDSPYFTLQRTCTSASFTYNNIDERGSNVPSADRSESMDDTNEFSVSNFTSDSWKRVRSSELDCKFSSSSRSDISGSEISCSSSSTSGSSSSGSSSSSSYYSPEPSGPNGINASDVEYSPALNGAIAVPSPGPNNDIAVSSPIFHGANGDIAIPSPSFHEPNGAIAGGGHIMANWANGEHSDPPILNNNSDSYSPQFNSPHGDAGPEDWVDVNNDASGAAAASEEMAEVPLEEDAENNDMGQAERSPNVYEVNGTDNVVQHWDHDNQDANIDAPLGNGNSHG, translated from the exons ATTGTAGTTGATAACAAACAGTGCAGCAGCAGTAATAGTGATGctgaaaataaagacaaagatGATAAGGAGTATGAGTCTGAACCTGCTTCATTGGTAAATTCTGAAGcacaaagaaaatttaaaagtaaaggGTTTCAAGGTAAACAAGGAAAAACCATCTACCCTAGACCTCGCTCAACATCAAAAGAAATGAGAGAGCTTTCAAGAAAACATGCTCAGTtagaaaaaaatttgaaaatagaAGGCCTGCCAGATCCACCCAAGTTTCGCAAAAGAAGACTTTCTTTGAGTTCTAACATGGGCAGGCCACATGACAAAGATGTTcctttcaaaagaaaaagattagcTTCTATGGATCAAAGACCTAAGAAAGATCATATGCCTAAATGGGAACTAATGGGTGGTGATGCCCGTGATCCATTAAATCTTAATGGATTAGCTCATAGTGAAGAAGGAAGACTGCTCAATTTAAAAACTCCAGAAAGTTCACCACTGCCTACTCCTGATTTCAGAAAGATTGTATATGTAAAAGTCCCCCCAAATATAGAAGATCCATTAAATTTAGAAGGCAAACATGATCAGAAAGTAATTGACATGCTTTTAAATGCAACAATTAAAAAACGGCATAggtcaaagaaaaagaaacatgaTGACACTCAGCAAGCTAATATTTCAATCACTAATGCCACAGATACAGAACTATCAGAAACTGTCTGTGATGCTGAATCTGACATTAATGCTCATGATGATACAGTTTCTCCTAAACAAACCCCTCAACCAGTAGAGGAACTCACACCAAAGAAGTCAAAGCCGGACGAAATCCCAACCCCTACTCTTAGTACAAAATCTAGCGCATCAAGCAAAGGGCGCTCTCGCTCTAGGTCGATAAGCATGAGTCCAGATAGAAAGTTTAAGCGTCAGATCAGTGGTGGAAAAGGAAAGGCCACTGCCAATGAGCCAACAAAGTTTCCCAAGAAACCAATGTTTACTTTAGGAAACTATAACAGGTATTatggctacagaaacagagacCAAGAGCCTGACCCACGACTACAGTATTTTAATCCGACTTGGTTTAAGGATAAAGATGTTCTAGACATTGGTTGTAATGTTGGTCACATCACCCTAGCACTAGCTGAACAGTTTTATCCTCATAAAATCCTTGGCATGGACATTGACGGCAAACTTATTCAAGCTGCTCGACAAAATATTAGGCACATGTTAAGTTTAAGAAGAAAGGATTCCTCCAAATACCCCAGAGTTTTTGAAATGACTAAAGGCCCTCTTGAAGCTCACCCTTTAATGGGCTCATCTGATCAGTTTCCCAATAACATACTTTTTCTGCAG GGTAATTATGTCCCAGGAAGTGAAGAAATCCTCAAACTTCAGAAGGAAGAATACGATACTATTTTAGCATTATCCATCACAAAATGGATTCATCTGAACAATGGAGATGCAGGGCTAAAGCTTTTCTTTCAAAAAGTATTCAGACAGCTGCGTCCTGGCGGAAGACTTATTCTGGAGCCTCAGCCTTGGTCAACTTATAGAAAAAGAGCTAAGCTTTCT cctGAGATGTTTGCGACATACCAATCCATTAAACTTAAACCTGAAGCCTTCAAACATTATCTTCTTTCAATTGGATTTGTCAAGTGTGAAGTCATTGGAGTTCCTATTACTAAAGCAAAAG gCTTTAGGCGACCTCTTATTCTATTCACCAAGCCTGATAACAGACAAACTCCCAGTGTTTCAACTACAGAAGAGATTGATTATAGAGATGTTTGTCAAGAGTGTGGCAGCACCAATAAAGCAGAGTGTGATCATCCTCAATTCACAGGCATGCGCAGAGGTCCTTATGCAAGCCATATGTATGACCACATTAACTATCCTACTAATGCATCGTCAGACTCTCCTTATTTCACCCTTCAGAGAACTTGCACCAGTGCTAGTTTTACATACAACAACATAGATGAAAGAGGCTCCAATGTTCCAAGTGCTGATAGGAGTGAGTCCATGGACGATACCAATGAGTTTAGTGTGAGCAATTTTACTAGTGACTCTTGGAAAAGGGTGAGAAGCTCAGAGTTAGACTGTAAGTTCAGCTCAAGCAGTCGGTCAGATATCAGTGGAAGTGAAATCAGCTGTTCAAGCTCTAGCACTAGTGGTTCAAGTTCCTCAGGATCCAGTTCCAGTAGTTCATACTACAGCCCTGAGCCTAGTGGCCCCAATGGCATTAATGCCAGTGACGTTGAGTATAGCCCTGCACTGAATGGTGCCATAGCTGTGCCCAGTCCTGGACCTAACAATGACATTGCAGTTTCCAGTCCTATCTTTCATGGGGCCAATGGTGACATTGCTATTCCCAGTCCTAGTTTTCATGAGCCTAATGGAGCTATTGCTGGAGGTGGTCACATCATGGCTAACTGGGCTAATGGAGAGCATTCAGATCCTCCAATATTGAACAATAATTCAGATAGCTATAGCCCACAGTTCAATTCACCTCATGGTGACGCGGGTCCTGAAGATTGGGTTGATGTTAATAATGATGCATCTGGAGCAGCTGCAGCCAGCGAGGAAATGGCTGAGGTGCCTTTGGAAGAAGATGCCGAGAACAATGACATGGGACAAGCTGAACGCTCCCCTAATGTATATGAAGTTAATGGTACTGACAATGTTGTACAGCATTGGGATCATGACAATCAAGATGCCAATATAGATGCTCCTCTTGGTAATGGTAATTCTCATGGTTAG